The DNA sequence TTCCCGCCGGTGAATAGATGCATACAAGAAAACCACATTATACCACCGCCATGAAAATATGTCAATAATTTTTTTTAAATCAACCGTTTCGGACCATGACAATTGCCTGGTTCAGCTAAAAATCGCCAATTACCTAGGTTTCTAAGCGATTAAAAAACCATTAATAGCATGATTTGCCATCCCTGAAACACCATTTTTTAGCCCTTAAAAACGTCAATCGGATCGGACCACGTACAACCGCGTTTCCGTTCTACAATCCCCGATTTTGAGATTGGCTAACCGGTTAAGCACCCCTTAAAACACCGTTTTGCAATTCACCCCCCTATGCGCTCCGGCGCATAGCCTGGAATAAAGCATTTTCCTAATGGGGTTTAAGGGGTGGTAACCCCTTCCCTATGCTCAATGCTCAATGTGGTCGGAGTCGGATCATACAACACCGCCGGCCAACTCATGTTACGGAAGTGCCCCGGTGGTTGAGGAAGGTATGAAGGCAAGAATTTATTGATAATGTATAACGGCACGGACAGAATAGAACGCGGATGAAACATGGAAATTCAGATGTGGGGTCAAAAAGCTGTTTGAAGCGGGAGTTCCACCGCCGCACCCCGGAGCGCCTTTGGCGCTTTTTCTATAATGAATCTCCATTACGGTTACATCAATATGCAAAAAACGCTCCCTTCTCCCATCCGTGAAGAGCACAGCAACCTTCCATGCATCTTTTCAACCAGGGTTCTACACTGGTAAAGTCCGATACCGACTCCCTTGTCTTTGGTGCTGCTGAATGGATGAAAAAGTTTGTTTTGCATGAATTCTTGAGACATTCCGCAGCCGGTGTCTTTAACTATTATTGCCCCATGATGGCGGGCGATGAGGTGGTCCCCAAGGGCGAGGTCTTGTTTTATTGAAGGTGGAATTGAGTAGCTTTTGGTTGCATAGAGAGAAAGGGTCCCTTTGAATTCCATGGCTTCAAGAGCATTGATTATCAGGTTTTTCATGATATAGAAAAGCGATTTTTTATCTATCCTGCAGAGCAGGGGGGTGCTGATATCGGTGGAAATATCCACGTCGGCTACGGCGTCGACGCCAGAGCTTTCCAGTGCTTCCATTATCACAGGACTGATATCCTGTTCGGTGACCTCGAGGTCATCCTGTTTTGGCGCAGAGCCCAGTTTGTTGATCAGCACCTGAAGGTTTGCGGAGCAATTCTTTATGGATCGCAGAAGGCTTTTGCGGAATTCGGGATTGTCCATATTTTTGTCGGCGTTTTTTGCGACAAGTGATAATGTAGCGACCTGATTTTTGACATCATGAATTATAAACGATGATATCCTGCTGAATGATTCAAACTGTTTGTTTTCAACATGTTCCCGTTGGAGTTTGTATTTGTAGATAACATTTCCGATCGAACCGGCAAATACTCTGATGAGCATCTTGTCTTCTTTGTCGAGTGCTTCTTTAAGTGCTGTCCGGATTCCCAGGACACCCAGCAAGGCTTTATTGTGGATAACCGGAAACAGTGCTGTCAGTTGAAGTCGTTCGATAATGCGGCGGTCGTTATCACTGAGCGTGCCGGGCTTTTCGGAAAGGAGAGTAAGAAAATCAAGGGGTTTTGTATCGCTCGTAAAGGTGCTGATCATTACACTGGAGCCGGGTATTCCGATTTCAGGCCCTTTCACCGGTGAGACAGGGTTGTTTTGTAAATAGAAATTATCATCTCTGGGATCGGCCAGAAAAATGTAGGCATCCTCAAAACCCGCGCCGTATTTCAGAGCAATGATAAGTTGCATTATGGATTCTTCCATGGTTGTGGCGGTCATGTAGGTCTGGTGGAGGCGGAAAAACTGATCGCGGTAATCGTATTTGCGCTGGTAAATGTGTTTTCCGGCAAAACGGACAATCGTGCCGCGCATTTTGGGTGATGTAACCACAAAGACCACTAAAAAGGCGGCGGAAAAAATGCCGAAAAATATTTCAAACTGGGTAAAGGCGATGCCGAACCGGCTGATAATATAGACGGTGGAACCCAGGCCCAGAAGAACGGCTCCCGCAATGAACAGACTTAGGGAGGAATAGATAATCTCACGGGATACCGCTACCTTTTCATTGGCTATGCGATGACGAAACATGCCCGAAAATGCAATCGGCAGTAAAAGAGAATTAACCACAATGCCCGCCAGCATGTATTTGGTTGAAATAGTCTGGAAAAGGAGCGTATTTGTATGAAATATCATCTGATATCCGGCAATGCCGGCAAAGGCGATAAAACAGGTGGTAATGCCCCGTCGACGGTAAGGCTCCAGCGATCGATAGGCAGTTTCGATGAAGTAAAGGACAAGCAGATTTAAAAGAAAATGAAGAATGATTATTCCCATTCCCACGGCATTCAACCGGATCGTCGGCGTATCTCCCTGGATTATGAAATGAGTCCATTGGGTAAATAAGGAGATCCCCACGGTGAGAATACCGGCAACACGCCATATCCATGGTGAAACGATGTGTTTACCTTTTCTTCTCAGGGGAACCAGTTGGTGAACCAATTCCAGAATAACGATCGTGGCGGCCATGGAAAGCGCCCCGTAAAACTTAATCCAATCGGATTCGATAATGCCGATTGTTGAGCTTACGATCCTATTGGCCACCCAGGAGGTTTCTGAGATAAGAAGAGTCAGAATGAATGATGGGACCACCGAGAGCTTTCTTTTCTTCTTGAAAAGAAGCATAAAACAGAAAACGATATCGATAATGGCGGTTATTAGTATAAAGGAATGTATAAGCATACGAGGTGGCTTGTTGAATGTGCGACCCTCTATCTGATTACTATAAATAATAAAAAAAGCCGCCTTTTGCAAGGCAGCTTTAAATTATCATAAAATCGAATGTATTCGATTTAGCTCTTGTTTGATTTTTTCTTTCGGGAAAACCAGAATCCACCGAGACAGAAAAGACCCATACCGATAAGTGAAATCGTTGAAGGCTCTGGTACACTGTTGATTTTTACAGCAACGATCATGTCCTGATAGTCGGCATCGCTCCTGCCGAGAACAGGAAGGTCTTCCCACCCAAGAATATAGGTGTCATCAATCTCTCTGATTTTAAAAACAGCAGCCTGATCCAATCCGCCGGGATTGAGTGCGCTTTCGGTATAGTGAGGAGTATAATCGGTGCCATTGTAAAGCAGTGCGCCATTCGGGTCGATATAAAAACCAAAATCTTTAACTGCACCATTAAAAAAGATTTCATCACTGGCCAGAAAAGAATCGTTGCCATCAAAGATCTGATTCAGTCCATCGGGTGAGCCCTGTTCGTACCAGCCAAAAGTAGTCTCATCAGCCATTCCGGCAAATTCTCCCAGAATAATGGAAAAAGCTCCCTTGCCGGTAAAAATTTCGGTGTCGACCTGATCGAGATGAACATCAGGGTATAACTGAGTTATCGGGTTATCACTGACATGATCGATAAGCTCAACCAGATTGCCGGGAGGATTGCTGTCCCATGAATCACCGAAAGTGAAATCCGGATCGGTAGTCATAATGATGTCGGCAAACAGACTTCCTGCTAGGAGAAGTCCGATAAGGGGGGAAACTCTTAGAAGTTTCATATGGCTCCTTGAAAAGGGTTACATTCTTCCATATTGAAGCTTAAATAGACGCAAACACAATGCCATGAAGCTTTATCGATTAAAAAACGCGGAAATAGGGGGTATTATCAAAGGGGGTGTAA is a window from the Chitinivibrionales bacterium genome containing:
- a CDS encoding DUF4114 domain-containing protein, with protein sequence MKLLRVSPLIGLLLAGSLFADIIMTTDPDFTFGDSWDSNPPGNLVELIDHVSDNPITQLYPDVHLDQVDTEIFTGKGAFSIILGEFAGMADETTFGWYEQGSPDGLNQIFDGNDSFLASDEIFFNGAVKDFGFYIDPNGALLYNGTDYTPHYTESALNPGGLDQAAVFKIREIDDTYILGWEDLPVLGRSDADYQDMIVAVKINSVPEPSTISLIGMGLFCLGGFWFSRKKKSNKS